The proteins below come from a single Elusimicrobiota bacterium genomic window:
- a CDS encoding AtpZ/AtpI family protein, with protein sequence MGSGNPGKTNAWAYVFSGAQLAISVLIGVFGGLWLDRRWATTPWLTLVCSLLGIGLGLYQFIKEVSGMDGKSSPDNPKAM encoded by the coding sequence GTGGGATCGGGCAATCCGGGAAAAACCAACGCCTGGGCTTATGTTTTTTCGGGGGCCCAGCTCGCCATTTCCGTTCTGATCGGCGTTTTCGGGGGCCTTTGGCTTGACCGACGATGGGCAACAACGCCATGGCTGACGCTGGTCTGTTCCTTGCTGGGGATCGGCCTTGGGCTGTATCAATTTATAAAGGAAGTGTCCGGCATGGATGGAAAATCCTCCCCCGACAATCCCAAAGCAATGTGA
- a CDS encoding PorV/PorQ family protein has product MINQRILSGDSMRSCRLAMPAFVAAMVFLASPLRSEQPTGAAFLKIPVGARAVGMGSAFSALVDDASALYWNPAGIARIGITDILASHNEWIADTRESFVGLAQRLPAGQVLGVSYLTLYMDPLDRRGDKGEKLGTFTAQDRALGLTWAMRLGFLSLGATAKRIEQRLDDAVAEGQAMDFGLQIRPHRRIYFGAALQNVGPPMKYIAVSYKLPTTARAGMGYRLTRTVTLAVEGRQDIASLKKETDFSAGLEYNLAGLDQSYFWSPVVWRVGYLSPSGPGVGLGLKIFGAHLDYALTPMGDLGLTHRASLNLRFGRNRKSSSSAGRIQSETAPGGAKKIRATKSSEDETADGVRDKKKTTKKKKKKGVKTGTIFDMLFRR; this is encoded by the coding sequence ATGATCAATCAACGAATTCTTTCCGGCGACTCGATGCGATCATGCCGCCTCGCGATGCCGGCATTTGTCGCCGCCATGGTTTTTTTAGCGTCGCCCTTGCGCAGCGAACAGCCGACCGGCGCGGCTTTTTTGAAAATCCCGGTGGGCGCCCGGGCCGTGGGCATGGGTTCGGCTTTTTCAGCTTTGGTTGACGATGCCTCGGCCCTTTATTGGAATCCGGCGGGCATCGCCCGTATCGGCATCACCGATATTTTGGCTTCGCATAATGAATGGATCGCGGACACCAGGGAAAGCTTCGTGGGCTTGGCCCAGCGTTTGCCGGCCGGACAGGTTTTAGGCGTCAGTTACCTTACCTTATATATGGACCCTCTGGATCGCCGGGGCGACAAAGGCGAAAAATTGGGAACATTTACGGCGCAGGACCGGGCTTTGGGTTTAACCTGGGCTATGCGCCTGGGTTTTTTGTCCTTGGGCGCCACCGCTAAGAGGATTGAACAGAGGCTTGACGATGCGGTGGCTGAGGGTCAGGCCATGGATTTCGGGCTTCAGATCAGGCCTCATCGGAGGATTTATTTCGGGGCGGCACTACAAAATGTAGGCCCCCCCATGAAATATATTGCGGTTTCATATAAATTGCCGACAACAGCCAGGGCCGGCATGGGCTATCGTTTGACCCGTACCGTGACTTTGGCGGTTGAAGGCCGCCAGGATATCGCGTCGTTGAAAAAAGAGACTGATTTTTCCGCCGGCCTGGAATACAATTTGGCCGGCCTTGACCAATCTTATTTTTGGTCGCCCGTGGTTTGGCGCGTGGGCTACCTTTCGCCCAGCGGCCCGGGCGTCGGCCTGGGCCTTAAAATTTTTGGCGCTCATTTGGATTATGCGCTGACGCCTATGGGCGATTTAGGTTTGACCCATCGCGCGTCGCTCAATTTGCGTTTCGGCAGGAACAGAAAATCGTCGTCATCGGCCGGGCGAATCCAATCCGAGACAGCTCCGGGCGGGGCTAAAAAAATCCGCGCCACAAAATCTAGCGAGGATGAGACTGCCGATGGTGTTCGTGACAAAAAGAAAACAACGAAGAAAAAAAAGAAAAAAGGCGTGAAAACCGGAACGATTTTTGATATGTTGTTTCGCCGTTGA